The segment TAGTGAGCTCATCTCATGTCTATTGCTTGCAGAACAGAACAACGAGCTGCTCTTGAAGAACAGTGAGCTTAGACCACCTGGATCTAAGCTTGTCCCTGAGGCAAATCATACCTCAAATGAGCCTAATGATGGTGCTGAAGCCAACCATGTCCGATATGACCCTAAGGGCCGCGGATCCTCATATGGAAGAGGACGTGGCCGTAAAGGTCATGGGCGAGGACGCGGACAAGGTGGCAACAGCAAATGGCGTAACACCCCTTATGACCGTCCAAACCAGTCCAATAATGGACAAGGTAAAGGCAGAGGCAATGGGACTTCTTCAAAGCCACAGAATCCTGCAAGCTCACCTTGCCATAGATGCGGAATGATGAATCATTGGGCAAAGAATTGCCGCACAGCCAAGCATCTGGTCGACCTCTATCAAGAGAGTCTTAAGGGCAAGAATCCGGAAGCACACATGGTGTACAAGGATGGTGAGGACGATTTTGATCATGACAAGGACGACCTCATGGATTTTGAGACTTCAGACATACTAACTATGCTGAATGATGATCCAGTTGAATGATGTGATGCATCAAACGATTTGTGTTTGAAtgcttttggtgtttttaggctttgagatttttttttaagtgctTTTGcattctatgttttattttcagaataaactatgtttactttcattttcaataataacatgaatgattcagattatatttttattgtctaGAATGAAAGGAAGTATGGACACACTTGTGGTTGATAGTGGAACAAGCCACACGATTCTTAAGGATAAGAAATTCTTTGTTAATCTAACATTGAAAGATGCCAATGTGAGCACAATAGCTGGTGTATCATCACTAATCAAAGGCCACGGCCAAGCTTATGTCTTGTTACCAAATGGGACACATCTAGAAATAGATGAAGCATTGTATTCTCCAAACTCTAAAAGAAGCCTGTTGAGCTTTAAAGACATTCGCAAGAATGGTCTTCATATTCAAACGAGTGGAGAAGGAGCCAAAGAGTTCTTAAACATCTTTGAGCTCGACCAAGACCATAAGAAGGTTTGGAAATGATACCAGCTTCATCCACTGGTCTTTACCTTGCTCAGATCAGTGCGGTCGAAGCCAATGCTATAACAATAAGCAAAGAGTTCAAGGAGAACTTTGCTTTGTGGCACGACCGGCTAGGGCATCCAGGAACATCTATGATGCGTAGACTTATCCTAAATTCTAATGGTCATAACCTTAAAGGTAGACGAGTTGTTCCTAAGATCCATACATGTGTACCTTGTGCACAAGGAAAACTCCAAGTCCGACCATCACCAGTCAAATTGACAAAGGAAACCATAGGTTTTTTGGAAAGAATACAAGGTGACATCTGTGGACCAATACACCCACCAAGTGGGACTTTTAGGTACTTCATGGTACTCATTGATGCGTCCACAAGATGGTCCCATGTGTGTCTATTATCCACACGGAAACTAGCCTTAGCTAGACTTCTTGCTCAAATCATCAGATTGAAAGCACACTTTCCAGACTTTCCTTTgaagactatacgtcttgataatgctggtgaattCACTTCCCAAGCCTTTTATGAGtactgtatgtccatgggggtgacAGTTGAACACTCCATGGCACATGTCCATACACAGAACGGCCTAGCCGAATCCCTTATCAAAAGGATTCAGATGATTGCTAGACCTTTACTCATGAAAAGTAATCTTCCAGTCAcagcttggggacatgcagTATTGCATGCTGCAGAATTAATACGCATCAGACCAtctagtgagcatagatattcaccATCCCAGCTCCTCATGGGTCGAGAGCCAGACATCTCCCATCTTAAGACTTTTGGATTTGCTGTTTATTATCCAATAGCTCcaccacaaagaacaaagatgggagctcagagaaggatgggaatatatgttggatatgattctccctcaattataaaatacctcGAGCCAACCACGGGTGATTTATTTAAGGCCAGGTATGCAGATTGCCACTTTGTGGAATCTGAGTATCCAACATTGGGAGGAAATAATAGCAAGCTGGTAAAAGAAattacatggaatcatacatcccaagcatggcaagatcctcgaaCTCAAATCTGTGATCTTGAAGTTCAGAAGATTATACATCTTCAAGAGCTAGCTAACaaattgccagattcctttgCTGACCCAAATAGAATGACCAAGTCATATATACCAGCTGCTAATGCACCAATAAGAATTGATGTCCACAAGGGACAaaatcaagttgctacagagtctaagaCACGTCTgaaacgtggtagaccaattggttccaaagataagaaTCCTCGCATAAGTAAGAAAGGTGCTAAACAGACCGTGGGCGAGGGGGTGAAGGAGCTGGTCGATGTGGTCGATCCGTCCGTCCAAAAGGACCGAGACATGGACGAGCCAACGTCCGGACATGGGCCGGGCGTACCAGCATCCTCAGACATGAACATTGGCACGGTTGCTAAGGGGCCTAATGAGATTTGGGACGCCAAAACTCAGGGTTCTGAACCACCTGACAATGAAGAGATCTCTATAAACTATGTCATGTCTGGAAAACAATGGAACATAAAACATGTCGACATGGATGATATATTTGCATATCATGTAGCACTTGAGATCATTGAAAATGatgaggatctagaacccacgtccatttatgaatgcatgcaaagaaaagattggcttaagtggaaagaagccataaacgtggagttaAACTCTTTCAAGAAGAGAGCTGTTTTTGGACCAATACTCCTAACACCACACAATCTAAAACCAGTGGGTTACAAATGGGTCTTTGTGAgaaagagaaatgagaatggTGAAGTCGTGAGGTATAAGGCCCGacttgttgcacaaggattctcacagagaccaggaatcgattatgaggagacttattctcccgtggtggatgcaacaacatTCAGATTCCTTATAAGTCTGGCCATAAGAGAAAATCTTGATTTACGGTTAATGGATGTAGTAACCGCATATCTTTATGGACCACTGGACAATGACATATACATGAAAGTACCAGATGGTATTGAAATACCTAAGGATGCTAAAGGTTCTCGAGAACAGCATTGCATCAAGCTTAACAAAGCTTtgtacggattgaaacaatctggTCGTATGTGGTACAACAGATTGAGTGAGTACTTACTGAAAGAAGGCTACAAGAATGATCAAGTAAGCCCATGTATATTCATTAAGAAATCCGGCCAAGGCTATGTGATCATAGCcgtgtatgttgatgatctaAACATACTTGGAACGGCCAAAGAGATTTCCCAAACAGTTgaatatctcaagaaagaatttgagatgaaagatttgggaaaaaccaagttttgcttgggactacagattgaacatcttaaggatggaatccttgtgcatcaaaagaCCTATACTGAAAAGATTCTTAAAAGGTTCAACATGGATAAGTGTCATCCACTTAGTAGTCCCATGGTTGTAAGATCCCTTGGTCTAGACACTGATCCGTTTAGACCTAAGGCCGAGGATGAAGAGGTCCTTGGTCCAGAGTATCCTTACCTCAGtgccattggcgccttgatgtACTTGACTACACATACTAGGCCGGACATCTGTTTTGCTGTGAGCCTATTGTCCAGATTCAGTTCATGTCCGACCATGAGGCATTGGAATGGGATTAAATACATTCTAAGATACCTACAAGGAACTAAGGATGTTGGTTTATTTTatgctaaccaaaacaaagaagatttggttggttttgctgatgcaggctaccagtccgatccacacagtgctaagtcccagaccggctatgtttttacatatggaggcacggccatttcatggagatcagtcaagcagaccatatcagccacatcatccaatcactcggtgatattggcgatccatgaagcaagcagagagtgtgtctggctgagactcatgacacaccatattcggacagcatgtggaatcacggatggtaaagacgagccgactgttctttatgaagacaatgcggcctgcatagctcagctcaaagatggatacatcaagggtgacaagactaagcacaTTCTCCCCAAGTTCGTCTTcacccacgatcttcagaaagaaggag is part of the Raphanus sativus cultivar WK10039 unplaced genomic scaffold, ASM80110v3 Scaffold1920, whole genome shotgun sequence genome and harbors:
- the LOC108838799 gene encoding uncharacterized protein LOC108838799, encoding MFKIVSKLRLCGETVTDKQLLEKTFQTMSSSNLLLQQQYRQKGFKTYSELISCLLLAEQNNELLLKNSELRPPGSKLVPEANHTSNEPNDGAEANHVRYDPKGRGSSYGRGRGRKGHGRGRGQGGNSKWRNTPYDRPNQSNNGQGKGRGNGTSSKPQNPASSPCHRCGMMNHWAKNCRTAKHLVDLYQESLKGKNPEAHMVYKDGEDDFDHDKDDLMDFETSDILTMLNDDPVE